The following coding sequences are from one Achromobacter sp. B7 window:
- the lpxC gene encoding UDP-3-O-acyl-N-acetylglucosamine deacetylase: protein MFRQRSIQNLVRTTGVGVHSGRRVELTLRPAQPNTGIVFHRVDLPEVVDLPAQATGVGDTRMASVLQQGNVRVSTVEHLMSALAGLGIDNLHIDLTAEEVPIMDGSAATFVYLLRSAGIVEQNAPKQFIRVKKTVEVREGEGRNEKWARLEPHEGYALAFSIDFRHPAIDSTANFAEIDFATHSYVREIARARTFGFVNEVEALRSMGLARGGSLDNAIVMDEYRVLNSDGLRYDDEFVKHKILDAIGDLYLLGKPLVARYVACKSGHGLNNQLARALLAQQDAWELITYESQAEAPQAFRHEWKLA from the coding sequence ATGTTCCGACAGCGCAGCATTCAGAATCTCGTCCGCACGACAGGCGTCGGCGTCCACTCCGGACGGCGGGTAGAGCTCACCCTGCGTCCGGCACAGCCCAATACGGGCATTGTTTTCCACCGTGTTGATTTGCCCGAAGTCGTGGACCTGCCTGCTCAGGCCACCGGTGTGGGCGACACGCGCATGGCGTCCGTCCTGCAACAGGGCAACGTCCGCGTATCCACGGTAGAGCACCTGATGTCGGCTTTGGCCGGCCTGGGTATCGACAACCTGCATATCGACCTCACTGCCGAAGAAGTCCCCATCATGGACGGCAGTGCGGCAACCTTTGTTTATCTGTTGCGCTCGGCGGGCATCGTCGAGCAGAACGCGCCCAAGCAGTTCATCCGCGTCAAAAAGACGGTGGAAGTGCGCGAAGGCGAAGGCCGCAACGAAAAATGGGCGCGGCTGGAACCGCACGAAGGCTACGCATTGGCCTTCTCGATCGACTTCCGCCACCCCGCCATTGATTCCACCGCCAATTTTGCCGAGATCGATTTCGCCACGCATTCGTACGTGCGTGAAATTGCCCGCGCGCGCACGTTCGGTTTCGTCAATGAAGTGGAAGCGCTGCGCTCGATGGGCCTGGCCCGTGGCGGCAGCCTGGACAACGCCATCGTCATGGACGAATACCGGGTGCTGAACAGCGACGGGCTGCGCTATGACGATGAATTCGTGAAGCACAAGATCCTGGACGCCATCGGCGACCTGTATCTGTTGGGCAAGCCCCTGGTGGCCCGCTACGTGGCGTGCAAGTCGGGCCACGGCCTGAACAATCAGTTGGCCCGTGCGCTGCTCGCGCAGCAAGATGCCTGGGAACTGATCACCTATGAATCGCAGGCTGAAGCGCCGCAAGCCTTCCGCCACGAATGGAAGCTGGCGTAA
- a CDS encoding D-alanine--D-alanine ligase: MSAQFGKVGVLYGGRSAERDVSLMSGKGVQQALASAGVDAHLFDTGERSLAELAAEGFDRVFIALHGRYGEDGTIQGALELLGIPYTGSGPMASALAMDKTMTKRVWLQNGLPTPEFEVLDADTELRLVPDRLSLPLIIKPPHEGSTVGITKVVGYSDMKEAYAAAARFDSEVLAEQFITGRELTVAVLGSGKGARALPVIEIAAPGGNYDYEHKYFSDDTQYFCPATLPDGVAEEVAAIAVKAYQALGCEGWGRADFILDRDNRPWLLEMNTSPGMTSHSLVPMAAKAVGISYAELCVAILSEASCKVHSAPRNA; the protein is encoded by the coding sequence ATGAGCGCGCAATTCGGCAAAGTGGGTGTGTTGTACGGCGGACGCTCCGCTGAACGCGACGTGTCGCTGATGTCTGGCAAGGGCGTGCAGCAGGCGCTGGCCAGCGCCGGCGTGGACGCGCACCTGTTCGACACGGGCGAGCGCAGCCTGGCTGAGCTCGCCGCCGAAGGTTTTGACCGTGTCTTCATCGCGCTGCATGGCCGCTACGGCGAAGACGGCACGATCCAGGGCGCGCTGGAATTGCTGGGCATTCCGTACACGGGCAGCGGCCCGATGGCATCCGCCCTGGCCATGGACAAGACCATGACCAAGCGCGTGTGGCTGCAAAACGGCCTGCCCACGCCCGAATTCGAAGTGTTGGACGCCGACACGGAACTTCGCCTGGTGCCGGACCGTCTGAGCCTGCCGCTGATCATCAAGCCGCCGCATGAAGGGTCGACCGTGGGCATCACCAAGGTCGTGGGCTATTCCGACATGAAAGAAGCCTATGCCGCCGCCGCGCGTTTTGACAGCGAGGTGCTGGCCGAACAATTCATCACCGGCCGCGAGCTGACGGTGGCAGTGCTGGGTTCGGGCAAGGGCGCGCGCGCGCTGCCCGTCATCGAGATCGCCGCACCCGGTGGCAACTACGACTACGAACACAAGTATTTCTCGGACGACACGCAGTACTTCTGCCCGGCAACGCTGCCGGACGGCGTGGCTGAAGAAGTCGCCGCAATTGCCGTTAAGGCCTATCAGGCGCTGGGCTGCGAAGGCTGGGGCCGCGCCGACTTCATCCTCGACCGTGACAACCGGCCGTGGCTGCTTGAAATGAATACCTCGCCTGGCATGACCAGCCATTCTTTGGTGCCGATGGCCGCGAAGGCCGTGGGGATCAGCTACGCCGAACTCTGCGTGGCGATTTTGTCCGAGGCCTCGTGCAAAGTGCACAGCGCCCCGCGTAACGCTTGA
- the murG gene encoding undecaprenyldiphospho-muramoylpentapeptide beta-N-acetylglucosaminyltransferase has translation MTAARTILIMAGGTGGHIMPGLAVADVLRARGWRVMWLGNPDKMEGKLVPPRGIELVPLRFQGVRGKGASALLKLPFLLLRAFAQAWSRLADVRPDVVLGMGGYVAFPGGVIAALRGTPLVVHEQNAVAGTANKCLAKMSRRVLSGFPGVLPKGEAMGNPVRADLCALPDPAVRYASRSGPLRLLVVGGSLGAQALNIAVPQALARLPQERRPVVVHQAGEQHLPALQQAYAQTGVQADCRAFIEDMAGAMGDADLLICRAGAMTVSEVAAAGVAALFVPLPHAIDDHQTANARFLSDAEAAWLQPQSALTPEWLADWLAQRSRQELQAVAGRARAHAQPEAAAHIADVCEQAAGRSS, from the coding sequence ATGACCGCCGCGCGCACCATCCTGATCATGGCCGGCGGCACCGGCGGCCACATCATGCCCGGCCTGGCCGTGGCTGATGTGCTGCGCGCGCGTGGGTGGCGCGTGATGTGGTTGGGCAACCCCGACAAGATGGAAGGCAAGCTCGTGCCGCCGCGCGGTATTGAACTGGTGCCGCTGCGCTTTCAAGGCGTGCGTGGCAAGGGCGCGTCCGCGCTGCTGAAACTGCCGTTCCTGCTGCTGCGCGCCTTTGCGCAAGCCTGGTCGCGTCTGGCGGACGTGCGTCCCGACGTGGTGCTGGGCATGGGCGGCTACGTGGCGTTCCCCGGGGGCGTGATCGCGGCCCTGCGCGGCACGCCGCTGGTGGTGCACGAACAGAATGCCGTTGCCGGCACCGCGAACAAGTGCCTGGCAAAGATGTCGCGCCGCGTGCTCAGCGGGTTCCCGGGCGTGCTGCCCAAGGGCGAGGCGATGGGCAACCCGGTGCGCGCCGACCTGTGCGCGCTGCCCGATCCGGCCGTGCGTTACGCCAGCCGCTCCGGTCCGTTGCGCCTGCTTGTGGTGGGCGGAAGCCTGGGCGCGCAGGCGCTGAACATTGCCGTGCCGCAGGCGCTGGCGCGCTTGCCGCAAGAGCGCCGCCCGGTCGTTGTCCATCAGGCCGGCGAACAACATTTACCCGCGCTGCAACAAGCCTACGCCCAGACGGGCGTGCAGGCCGACTGCCGCGCGTTCATCGAAGACATGGCGGGCGCCATGGGCGATGCCGACCTGCTGATCTGCCGCGCGGGCGCCATGACGGTGTCCGAAGTGGCTGCCGCGGGCGTCGCCGCCCTGTTCGTGCCACTGCCGCATGCCATCGATGACCACCAGACCGCCAATGCGCGCTTTTTGAGCGATGCAGAGGCCGCTTGGCTACAGCCACAATCCGCCCTGACGCCCGAGTGGCTGGCGGACTGGCTGGCCCAGCGTTCCCGACAAGAACTCCAGGCCGTCGCCGGCCGTGCGCGCGCGCATGCGCAGCCGGAAGCCGCGGCCCATATCGCCGATGTCTGCGAACAAGCAGCGGGGCGTTCATCATGA
- the ftsZ gene encoding cell division protein FtsZ, with amino-acid sequence MMNFEMLENNTKGTVIKVVGVGGAGGNAVAHMIRSGVHGVDFICANTDAQALAATNAPVQIRLGRTGLGAGAKPEQGRASAETAREEIRAALNGAHMVFITAGMGGGTGTGAGPVVAEVAKELGILTVGVVTKPFTFEGNKRLKMAEDGIAELAKHVHSLIVVLNENLYELMDEDATQEDCFRSADDILHNACAGIAEIINVEGNVNVDFEDVKTIMGEQGQAMMGTASASGADRARVAAEHAIACPLLEGVDLNGARGVLVNITASRSLKMRETREIMETIRSYASDDATVIFGTAYDESMGENLRVTVVATGLGRAQARPQLVQSTAEVLRTGTDNMPMGTMPAGQGGDYRNLDMPSVMRNPRSQASAQVRALESSGMDHFDIPAFLRKQAD; translated from the coding sequence ATGATGAACTTTGAGATGCTTGAGAACAACACCAAAGGGACCGTAATCAAGGTCGTTGGTGTGGGCGGTGCGGGCGGCAATGCCGTCGCGCACATGATTCGCAGCGGCGTGCACGGCGTGGATTTCATCTGCGCCAACACCGATGCGCAAGCGCTGGCGGCAACCAATGCCCCGGTGCAGATTCGCTTGGGCCGTACCGGCCTGGGCGCGGGCGCCAAGCCCGAGCAAGGGCGTGCGTCGGCTGAAACCGCGCGCGAGGAGATCCGTGCTGCGCTGAACGGCGCTCACATGGTCTTCATCACCGCCGGCATGGGCGGTGGCACCGGCACCGGCGCGGGTCCGGTCGTGGCCGAAGTGGCAAAGGAACTGGGCATCCTGACCGTTGGCGTGGTCACCAAGCCTTTCACGTTTGAAGGCAACAAGCGCCTGAAGATGGCCGAGGACGGCATTGCCGAACTGGCCAAGCACGTGCATTCGCTCATCGTGGTCCTCAACGAGAACCTCTATGAACTGATGGACGAGGACGCGACGCAGGAAGACTGCTTCCGTTCGGCCGACGATATCCTGCACAACGCTTGCGCGGGCATCGCCGAAATCATCAACGTCGAAGGTAACGTCAACGTCGACTTCGAAGACGTCAAGACGATCATGGGTGAGCAGGGCCAGGCCATGATGGGCACGGCATCGGCATCGGGCGCGGACCGCGCACGTGTCGCCGCCGAGCACGCCATTGCTTGCCCGTTGTTGGAAGGCGTGGACTTGAACGGCGCGCGTGGCGTGCTGGTCAACATCACCGCCAGCCGCTCGCTGAAGATGCGCGAAACGCGCGAAATCATGGAAACGATCCGCAGCTACGCTTCGGACGACGCGACCGTGATCTTCGGTACGGCCTACGACGAATCCATGGGTGAAAACCTGCGCGTGACCGTGGTTGCAACCGGCCTGGGCCGTGCGCAAGCGCGTCCGCAACTGGTGCAAAGCACGGCTGAAGTGCTGCGTACCGGTACCGACAACATGCCCATGGGCACGATGCCGGCTGGTCAAGGTGGCGATTACCGCAATCTGGATATGCCGTCTGTCATGCGCAACCCGCGCAGCCAGGCGTCGGCCCAGGTGCGTGCGTTGGAAAGCTCGGGCATGGATCATTTCGACATCCCGGCATTCCTGCGCAAGCAGGCGGATTAA
- the ftsA gene encoding cell division protein FtsA, with product MTRDIKDLIVALDIGTSKVVAVVAEILPEGRFEVLGLGQHESRGMRKGVVVNIETTVNSIQRALEEAELMADCKIRDVYTGIAGSHIRSFNSSGMVAVKDKEVTATDVARVIETAKAVNIPTDQQVLHVLTQEFIVDGQEDIREPIGMSGLRLEVRVHIVTGAVSAAQNIVKCVRRCGLEVQDLILQPLASSLAVLTADEKELGVVLVDIGGGTTDVAIFTGGAIRHTAVLPIAGDQITNDIAAMLRTPTPDAEEIKLRYGVAKQVLASPDESVEVPGLGDRGPRQVKRQALGAVIEPRVEELFTLVQQVVRDSGYEDLLASGVVLTGGSAQLPGMIELAEDVFLKPVRVAVPEYEGSLADVMRNPRFSTVMGLLQEARMQRVRGRKVAAQTGNFKSLLARMKEWFMN from the coding sequence ATGACCCGTGACATCAAGGACCTTATCGTCGCCCTCGATATCGGCACCAGCAAGGTGGTGGCTGTGGTGGCTGAAATTTTGCCCGAAGGGCGATTCGAAGTGCTCGGCCTTGGCCAGCACGAATCGCGCGGCATGCGCAAGGGCGTGGTCGTCAACATCGAGACCACTGTGAATTCCATTCAGCGCGCGCTTGAAGAAGCCGAACTGATGGCAGATTGCAAGATTCGCGACGTCTACACCGGCATTGCCGGCAGCCATATCCGCAGCTTCAATTCCAGCGGCATGGTCGCTGTGAAGGACAAAGAAGTCACCGCCACCGACGTTGCCCGCGTCATCGAGACCGCCAAGGCGGTGAACATCCCTACCGACCAGCAAGTGCTGCATGTGCTGACCCAGGAGTTCATCGTTGACGGCCAGGAAGACATCCGCGAGCCCATCGGCATGAGCGGCCTGCGCCTGGAAGTGCGCGTGCACATCGTGACGGGCGCGGTCAGCGCCGCGCAGAACATCGTCAAGTGCGTGCGCCGCTGCGGCCTGGAAGTGCAGGACCTGATCCTGCAACCGCTGGCCTCGAGCCTGGCCGTGCTGACGGCCGACGAAAAAGAACTGGGCGTCGTGCTGGTGGACATCGGCGGCGGCACCACCGATGTCGCCATCTTCACCGGCGGCGCCATTCGCCACACCGCGGTGTTGCCGATTGCCGGCGACCAGATCACCAACGACATCGCGGCCATGCTGCGCACGCCGACGCCGGACGCCGAAGAGATCAAGCTGCGCTACGGCGTGGCCAAGCAGGTGCTGGCCAGCCCGGACGAATCCGTCGAAGTGCCCGGCCTGGGCGATCGCGGCCCGCGCCAGGTCAAGCGCCAGGCATTGGGCGCCGTGATCGAGCCGCGCGTCGAAGAACTGTTCACGCTGGTGCAGCAGGTGGTGCGCGATTCCGGCTACGAAGATCTGCTGGCTTCGGGCGTTGTCCTGACCGGTGGGTCGGCGCAGTTGCCCGGCATGATCGAACTGGCCGAGGACGTGTTCCTCAAGCCGGTGCGTGTGGCGGTACCCGAATACGAAGGAAGCTTGGCCGACGTGATGCGCAACCCGCGCTTCTCGACGGTCATGGGTTTGTTGCAGGAAGCACGGATGCAGCGTGTGCGAGGTCGCAAGGTCGCCGCTCAGACAGGCAATTTCAAAAGCCTGCTAGCGCGCATGAAGGAATGGTTCATGAATTAA
- a CDS encoding cell division protein FtsQ/DivIB → MWNDARTTNLIANTLAVLAVCAMLIAGVVWVAQRPFFTLTAIELESMPDTELHYVSPQAVRSAIAGRFKGNFFTVDLDDAREIFESVPWVRHATVRRIWPNVLRVRIEEQQPLALWNENQMINTWGEAFTANTGEVDDETVLPQFSGPEGTESLVVQRYAELARWFAPLDMHVKQLELSPRYAWRVVLSNGMLLDLGRDPGADAPDPHGLPGALPFAARIQRFVQAWPVVSGRLEGRTITQADLRYPNGFALALAPLPASETKSKSTPKPPKKR, encoded by the coding sequence GTGTGGAACGACGCTCGCACTACCAACCTGATCGCCAACACGCTAGCCGTGCTGGCGGTTTGCGCCATGCTGATCGCGGGCGTGGTCTGGGTAGCGCAACGCCCGTTCTTCACGCTGACGGCCATCGAGCTGGAATCGATGCCGGACACCGAATTGCACTACGTGTCGCCGCAAGCGGTGCGCTCGGCCATCGCGGGTCGCTTCAAGGGCAACTTCTTCACGGTGGACCTGGACGACGCGCGCGAGATCTTCGAGTCGGTGCCGTGGGTACGCCATGCCACCGTGCGCCGCATCTGGCCCAACGTGCTGCGCGTGCGGATCGAGGAACAGCAGCCCTTGGCGCTGTGGAACGAAAACCAGATGATCAACACCTGGGGCGAAGCGTTCACGGCCAACACGGGCGAGGTGGACGACGAAACCGTGCTGCCGCAGTTCTCGGGCCCCGAGGGCACGGAATCGCTGGTGGTGCAGCGCTACGCCGAATTGGCGCGGTGGTTCGCGCCGCTGGACATGCATGTCAAACAGTTGGAGCTGAGCCCGCGCTATGCCTGGCGGGTGGTGCTGTCCAACGGCATGCTGCTGGACCTGGGCCGCGACCCGGGCGCCGACGCGCCGGACCCGCATGGCCTGCCCGGCGCCTTGCCGTTCGCGGCTCGTATTCAACGCTTTGTGCAGGCGTGGCCCGTCGTGTCGGGGCGCCTGGAAGGGCGCACCATCACGCAGGCCGACCTGCGCTATCCGAATGGTTTCGCCCTGGCGCTGGCTCCGTTGCCCGCGTCGGAAACCAAATCCAAATCCACACCGAAACCTCCCAAGAAACGCTAA
- the ftsW gene encoding putative lipid II flippase FtsW: protein MSLIADLTASVNAVRPGRTKMRNFDLPLVIAASTLLLLGLLMVYSASIALADGPRYASYGRYYFVIRHGLFVSAGLVAGAVVLAIPIRVWQRMAVPLFVVAMVLLVAVLIPGIGREVNGAHRWIPLGPLNFQPSELMKLAALLYAADYTVRKQEHMQAFARGFLPMAFALAGVGMLLLLEPDLGAFMVIVAIAIGILFLGGINGKYFSSLLGVLVSTFLMLIWLSPWRRARLFAYLDPWNEDNAYGSAYQLSHSLIALGRGEWLGVGLGASVEKLHYLPEAHTDFLMAVVGEELGFAGVMLVITLFAIIVYRGFDIGRQAIAMERTFAGLVAHGVAMWFGVQSFINMGVCLGLLPTKGLTLPLMSYGGSGVVMNLCALAMLIRVDVENRVMMRGGRV, encoded by the coding sequence ATGAGCCTGATCGCCGATCTCACCGCCAGCGTCAACGCCGTACGGCCCGGCCGTACCAAGATGCGCAACTTCGATCTGCCGCTGGTCATCGCGGCGTCGACCTTGTTGCTGCTGGGTTTGCTGATGGTGTATTCGGCGTCGATCGCGTTGGCTGATGGCCCGCGCTACGCGTCCTATGGCCGCTACTACTTCGTGATCCGCCATGGCCTGTTCGTCAGCGCGGGTCTGGTTGCGGGCGCGGTCGTGCTGGCCATCCCGATCCGGGTCTGGCAGCGCATGGCGGTGCCGCTGTTCGTGGTGGCGATGGTGCTGCTGGTAGCGGTGCTGATCCCCGGCATCGGCCGCGAAGTCAACGGCGCGCACCGCTGGATCCCGCTGGGTCCGCTGAATTTCCAGCCGTCTGAATTGATGAAGCTGGCGGCCCTGCTTTACGCCGCCGACTACACGGTGCGCAAGCAGGAACACATGCAGGCGTTTGCGCGCGGCTTTCTGCCGATGGCGTTTGCGCTGGCGGGCGTGGGCATGCTGCTGCTGCTTGAGCCCGACCTGGGCGCCTTCATGGTGATCGTGGCCATTGCCATCGGCATCCTGTTTTTGGGCGGCATCAACGGCAAGTACTTCAGCAGCCTGTTGGGCGTGCTGGTCAGCACCTTCCTGATGTTGATCTGGCTGTCGCCGTGGCGCCGTGCGCGGCTGTTCGCGTACCTGGACCCCTGGAACGAAGACAACGCCTACGGCAGCGCCTATCAGCTGTCGCACTCGTTGATTGCCCTGGGCCGTGGCGAATGGCTGGGCGTGGGTCTGGGCGCCAGTGTTGAAAAACTGCATTACCTGCCCGAAGCGCACACCGACTTCCTGATGGCGGTAGTGGGCGAAGAGCTGGGCTTTGCCGGCGTCATGCTGGTGATCACGCTGTTCGCCATCATCGTCTACCGCGGCTTCGATATCGGACGCCAGGCCATCGCCATGGAACGCACGTTCGCGGGTCTGGTGGCGCATGGCGTGGCGATGTGGTTCGGCGTGCAGTCCTTCATCAACATGGGCGTGTGCCTGGGCTTGCTGCCCACCAAGGGCCTGACCTTGCCGCTGATGAGCTACGGCGGTTCGGGCGTGGTGATGAATCTGTGCGCACTGGCCATGCTGATCCGGGTCGACGTGGAAAATCGCGTGATGATGCGTGGGGGACGGGTATGA
- the murC gene encoding UDP-N-acetylmuramate--L-alanine ligase, with amino-acid sequence MKHRIQHIHFVGIGGSGMSGIAEVLLNLGYTISGSDLNESAVTRRLAGLGVKIAIGHVASNVTGAAAIVTSTAVAGDNPEVIAARAARIPVVPRAIMLAELMRLKRGIAVAGTHGKTTTTSLVASVLAAGDLDPTFVIGGRLNSAGANARLGQGDYIVVEADESDASFLNLLPVMAIVTNIDADHMDTYGHDVARLKSAFIEFTQRLPFYGSAVLCSDDANVREIMPFVSRPITTYGLNEDAQVRAYEVQPSGTRMRFNVQRTHRDTLLPPLQVELNLPGLHNVRNALAAIAVATELGVSDDAIRDSLAAFKGVGRRFTQTGEFPVPATHGGGTFTVIDDYGHHPVEMAATLAAARGAWPDRRIVLAFQPHRYTRTRDCFEDFVRVLGTADAVLLTEVYAAGEPPLVAADGRALSRALRVAGKVEPVFVEDVAELPQAVVDFVRNGDVVIVMGAGSISKVPAQVGELA; translated from the coding sequence ATGAAACACAGAATTCAACATATCCATTTCGTGGGCATCGGCGGCTCGGGGATGAGCGGCATTGCCGAGGTCCTGCTCAACCTGGGCTACACGATCAGCGGTTCCGACCTGAACGAATCGGCGGTCACGCGCCGTCTGGCCGGTCTGGGCGTGAAGATCGCCATCGGCCATGTGGCCAGCAACGTCACTGGCGCGGCCGCCATCGTCACGTCCACCGCGGTGGCGGGCGACAACCCCGAGGTCATCGCTGCGCGCGCTGCGCGTATCCCCGTGGTGCCGCGCGCCATCATGCTGGCCGAGCTGATGCGCCTGAAGCGCGGCATCGCCGTGGCGGGCACGCATGGCAAGACCACCACCACCAGCCTGGTCGCCAGCGTGCTTGCCGCCGGCGACCTGGACCCCACCTTCGTGATCGGTGGCCGCTTGAATTCGGCCGGCGCCAACGCGCGGTTGGGGCAGGGCGACTACATCGTTGTCGAAGCGGATGAGTCCGACGCGTCGTTCCTGAATCTGCTGCCGGTGATGGCCATCGTGACCAACATCGACGCCGACCACATGGACACCTATGGGCACGATGTGGCGCGCCTGAAAAGCGCGTTCATCGAATTCACGCAGCGACTGCCGTTCTACGGCAGCGCCGTGCTGTGCTCGGATGACGCCAATGTGCGCGAGATCATGCCCTTCGTGTCGCGCCCGATCACTACCTACGGCTTGAACGAAGACGCGCAGGTGCGCGCTTATGAAGTGCAGCCGTCCGGCACGCGCATGCGCTTTAACGTGCAGCGCACGCATCGCGACACGCTGCTGCCGCCGTTGCAGGTGGAACTGAACCTGCCCGGCCTGCATAACGTGCGCAACGCGCTGGCCGCGATTGCCGTCGCAACCGAGCTGGGCGTGTCCGATGACGCCATCCGCGATTCGCTGGCCGCCTTCAAGGGCGTGGGCCGCCGGTTCACCCAGACGGGCGAATTTCCGGTGCCGGCCACCCATGGCGGCGGCACCTTCACGGTGATTGATGACTACGGCCATCACCCCGTGGAAATGGCCGCCACGCTGGCCGCCGCGCGCGGCGCCTGGCCCGATCGCCGCATCGTGCTGGCCTTTCAGCCGCACCGCTACACGCGTACGCGGGATTGCTTTGAAGATTTTGTACGGGTGCTGGGCACGGCCGACGCCGTGTTGCTGACCGAGGTCTACGCCGCCGGCGAACCGCCGCTGGTGGCCGCGGACGGCCGTGCGCTGTCGCGCGCGTTGCGGGTGGCGGGCAAGGTCGAGCCAGTGTTCGTCGAAGACGTGGCTGAACTGCCGCAGGCTGTGGTCGACTTCGTGCGCAACGGCGACGTCGTGATCGTGATGGGAGCGGGTTCGATCAGCAAGGTCCCCGCCCAAGTAGGAGAACTGGCATGA
- the murD gene encoding UDP-N-acetylmuramoyl-L-alanine--D-glutamate ligase, translated as MNTMETSRADAPLVLILGLGETGVAAARWCARLGARLRVADTRAEPGGLAALQEVLAQSDVQYQLGCDASFDPALLDGVTQIVLSPGLAPTQAPAADLLREAEARGIEVVGEIELFARALADLAETREYRPRLLTVTGTNGKTTVTALTRDLIDASGLSVVAAGNISPAALTALMDALDNDALPQVWVLELSSFQLETTRSLMADAAVVLNVTQDHLDWHGGMDAYAAAKARILKMARIAIVNRDDPLTVAMVPTVNALNVRSFGRDMPELVGDMGLELGQGVAWLVACEPSDFDEPAPPTRRKKDATEPVRANGRKSRLMPVDALRIRGIHNALNALAALQLARCLDLGWGAMLRTLREYAGEPHRASFVRQIGGVDYINDSKGTNVGATVAALEGLGQPVVLIAGGQGKGQDFSPLIPVVSRHARAVMLIGVDGPEIGRVLASTGVNCITVDSLHAAVRGAAELAQPGDAVLLSPACASLDMFRNYPHRGQVFMEEVEDLARDRGEVA; from the coding sequence ATGAATACGATGGAAACCTCCCGCGCTGACGCGCCGCTTGTCCTGATCCTCGGATTGGGCGAGACGGGTGTCGCCGCCGCACGCTGGTGCGCCCGCCTGGGCGCCCGCTTGCGTGTGGCCGACACGCGCGCTGAACCGGGTGGCCTTGCCGCGCTGCAAGAGGTGCTGGCGCAAAGTGATGTGCAGTACCAGCTGGGATGCGATGCGTCGTTTGATCCCGCGCTGCTGGATGGCGTGACGCAAATCGTCCTCAGCCCCGGCCTGGCGCCCACGCAAGCACCCGCCGCCGATCTGCTGCGCGAGGCCGAGGCCCGCGGCATCGAGGTGGTTGGTGAAATCGAACTCTTTGCCCGCGCGTTGGCCGATCTGGCCGAAACGCGCGAATACCGTCCGCGCCTGTTGACCGTAACCGGCACCAACGGCAAGACCACCGTTACCGCTCTGACGCGCGACTTGATCGACGCCAGCGGCCTGTCGGTGGTGGCCGCCGGAAACATCAGCCCTGCCGCGCTGACCGCGCTGATGGACGCGCTGGACAACGATGCGCTGCCGCAGGTGTGGGTGCTGGAGCTGTCCAGCTTCCAACTGGAAACGACGCGCTCGTTGATGGCCGACGCCGCCGTCGTGCTGAACGTAACGCAAGACCACCTGGACTGGCATGGCGGCATGGACGCTTACGCCGCCGCCAAGGCCCGCATCCTGAAGATGGCGCGTATCGCCATCGTCAACCGTGATGACCCGCTTACCGTGGCCATGGTGCCCACCGTGAACGCGCTGAACGTGCGCAGCTTTGGCCGCGACATGCCCGAGCTGGTCGGCGACATGGGTCTTGAACTCGGGCAGGGCGTGGCTTGGCTGGTTGCCTGCGAGCCCAGCGATTTCGACGAACCCGCACCGCCCACGCGCCGCAAGAAAGACGCGACCGAACCCGTGCGTGCCAATGGCCGCAAAAGCCGCCTGATGCCCGTGGACGCGTTGCGCATTCGGGGCATCCACAACGCCTTGAACGCACTGGCCGCGTTGCAACTGGCCCGCTGCCTGGACCTGGGCTGGGGCGCCATGCTGCGTACCCTGCGCGAATACGCGGGCGAACCGCATCGCGCATCTTTCGTGCGTCAGATCGGCGGTGTGGACTATATCAACGACAGCAAGGGCACCAACGTCGGTGCCACGGTGGCCGCGCTGGAAGGCCTGGGCCAACCAGTCGTGCTGATCGCCGGCGGGCAAGGCAAGGGCCAGGACTTTTCTCCGCTGATTCCCGTGGTGTCGCGCCATGCGCGCGCCGTCATGCTGATCGGCGTGGACGGCCCCGAGATCGGCCGTGTGCTGGCGTCCACCGGTGTCAACTGCATCACTGTTGATTCGTTGCATGCCGCCGTGCGCGGGGCGGCTGAATTGGCGCAGCCGGGCGACGCCGTGTTGCTGTCGCCCGCTTGCGCCAGCCTGGACATGTTCCGCAATTATCCGCACCGCGGGCAAGTGTTCATGGAAGAGGTCGAAGACCTGGCCCGTGATCGCGGAGAAGTGGCATGA